In Gemmatimonadota bacterium, a single window of DNA contains:
- a CDS encoding tetratricopeptide repeat protein, translated as MTAPRLDTFRAMVAKNPGHALARFGLANELLKAELWEEAAEQLRLYLAAHDDEGNAYGRLADACQALGRHEEARDALRRGIAAAERFGHPGMASELAGRLEDLEDSA; from the coding sequence ATGACGGCACCTCGACTCGACACCTTTCGCGCCATGGTCGCCAAGAACCCGGGGCACGCGCTCGCGCGCTTCGGGCTGGCGAACGAACTGCTCAAGGCGGAGCTGTGGGAGGAGGCCGCGGAGCAGCTGCGGTTGTACTTGGCCGCCCACGACGACGAAGGGAACGCCTACGGCCGCCTGGCCGATGCGTGCCAGGCGTTAGGCAGACATGAGGAGGCGCGGGACGCCTTACGGCGCGGCATCGCCGCGGCCGAACGATTTGGACACCCCGGCATGGCGAGTGAGCTGGCCGGGCGACTCGAAGACCTGGAGGATTCCGCGTGA
- a CDS encoding alpha/beta hydrolase yields MLVSLFRGRLSPDEWYPALEADLSARLVRLPGGEQARVVEGGDARHPPVLFIHGWGASAYYYRKLLPAVLRAGRRVIAMDLRGHGGSDKPMDESLYTADAMAAHVEGVIDALGYDRLDIVAHSLGGGVALDVARRQRDRVSTLTLLAPVGLAPVRFLVLARMATPGAVAPLVRYAVPPWSIPLVVRALNGTLGDFAFRDVDEYWAPTRDPAFGWALRTLLHHYRLAPRTREELAQITAPVLLLLGGQDLLVRAAESAQRVTSLPGWRARIVARAGHVLAEEVPQTVLDELLPHLGVDR; encoded by the coding sequence GTGCTGGTCAGTCTCTTTCGCGGGCGACTCTCGCCTGACGAGTGGTATCCCGCGCTGGAAGCCGACCTGTCGGCGCGGCTCGTGAGGCTCCCGGGCGGCGAGCAGGCGCGGGTCGTCGAGGGTGGCGACGCGCGGCATCCGCCGGTCCTCTTCATTCACGGGTGGGGGGCGTCGGCGTACTACTATCGCAAGCTGCTCCCGGCGGTGCTGCGGGCCGGGCGACGCGTGATCGCGATGGACCTGCGCGGACACGGCGGCAGCGACAAGCCGATGGACGAGTCGCTCTACACCGCCGACGCCATGGCGGCCCACGTCGAGGGCGTTATCGACGCGTTGGGGTACGATCGCCTCGACATCGTGGCCCATTCGTTAGGCGGTGGTGTCGCCCTCGACGTGGCGCGTCGGCAGCGCGATCGCGTGTCGACCCTCACGCTGCTGGCCCCGGTCGGACTCGCCCCCGTGCGCTTCCTCGTGCTCGCGCGGATGGCGACACCCGGGGCGGTCGCGCCACTCGTTCGGTATGCGGTCCCGCCCTGGAGCATTCCGCTGGTGGTGCGCGCCCTCAACGGTACCCTGGGCGATTTCGCCTTCCGTGACGTGGACGAGTACTGGGCGCCGACGCGCGATCCCGCCTTTGGCTGGGCGCTTCGCACGCTGCTGCATCACTACCGCCTCGCACCGCGCACGCGCGAGGAACTCGCGCAGATCACCGCTCCCGTCCTCCTCCTGCTCGGCGGGCAGGACCTCCTGGTGCGCGCGGCCGAGTCGGCGCAACGGGTCACGTCGCTCCCCGGGTGGCGAGCCCGCATCGTGGCGCGCGCCGGGCACGTGCTGGCGGAGGAGGTGCCGCAGACGGTGCTCGACGAGCTGCTTCCCCACTTGGGCGTCGATCGTTAG
- a CDS encoding DEAD/DEAH box helicase encodes MKTSSPAARQRKPAAKTQARPDAPAGPAESTPSSEESDVVETVDASAAAPVALIDAVVDGPSFAELGLAAPIVQAVAAAGYRAPTPIQRDAIPLAMSGRDVMGLAQTGTGKTAAFTLPIIHRLLGGEKRLRCLILTPTRELCQQVDESFRKYGQFTDVEVAPIYGGVAYEPQEKALQKGVDVIVATPGRFIDHMEKRNASLDALEILVLDEADRMLDMGFAPQISRIVGGISPYRQTLLFSATMPPEVEALARKYLRRPVVVQVGRRSSAASTVRHAVYPVPRGRKNDLLVELLRRPEMDSVLVFTRTKHGADHVVRDLHTAGVEATAMHADKTQAQRTQAIERFKSGDIRVLVATDIAQRGLDISGISHVINYDVPAQAEDYVHRIGRTGRAASTGDAFTFMSPDEIAMVRTIERVLGQPIERISIPGFDFGTVAATT; translated from the coding sequence ATGAAGACCTCAAGTCCCGCGGCCAGGCAGCGCAAGCCCGCGGCGAAGACCCAGGCCCGGCCGGACGCTCCGGCCGGCCCGGCTGAAAGCACCCCGAGCAGCGAAGAGTCAGACGTCGTCGAGACGGTCGACGCGTCAGCCGCCGCTCCTGTAGCGCTCATCGACGCCGTCGTCGACGGCCCGTCCTTCGCCGAACTCGGCCTCGCCGCCCCCATCGTGCAGGCGGTTGCGGCTGCCGGCTATCGCGCCCCCACGCCGATCCAGCGCGACGCGATCCCGCTGGCCATGTCCGGGCGCGACGTCATGGGGCTGGCCCAGACCGGCACCGGGAAGACCGCCGCCTTCACGCTTCCCATCATCCACCGGTTGTTAGGGGGGGAGAAGCGCCTGCGCTGCCTCATCCTCACGCCCACGCGCGAGCTGTGCCAGCAGGTCGACGAGAGCTTCCGCAAGTACGGGCAGTTCACCGATGTCGAAGTGGCGCCCATCTACGGTGGCGTCGCGTACGAGCCCCAGGAAAAGGCGCTGCAGAAGGGGGTCGACGTGATCGTGGCGACCCCCGGTCGCTTCATCGACCACATGGAGAAGCGCAACGCGTCGCTCGACGCGCTCGAGATCCTCGTGCTCGACGAGGCCGACCGCATGCTGGACATGGGCTTTGCGCCGCAGATCAGCCGCATCGTCGGTGGTATCTCGCCGTATCGCCAGACGCTGCTGTTCAGCGCCACCATGCCCCCGGAAGTCGAAGCGCTGGCGCGGAAGTACCTGCGCCGTCCCGTGGTGGTGCAGGTGGGACGCCGCTCCTCGGCGGCCAGCACCGTGCGGCACGCGGTGTATCCCGTCCCCCGCGGGCGAAAGAACGATCTCCTCGTCGAGCTGCTGCGACGTCCGGAGATGGACTCGGTCCTCGTCTTCACGCGCACCAAGCACGGGGCCGATCACGTCGTGCGCGACCTGCACACCGCCGGCGTCGAGGCCACGGCCATGCACGCCGACAAGACGCAGGCGCAACGCACGCAGGCGATCGAGCGCTTCAAGAGCGGCGACATCCGCGTCCTCGTGGCGACCGACATCGCGCAGCGCGGCCTCGACATCTCGGGCATCTCGCACGTCATCAACTACGACGTGCCGGCACAGGCCGAGGACTACGTGCACCGCATCGGGCGCACCGGTCGTGCCGCGTCGACGGGCGATGCCTTCACCTTCATGTCGCCCGACGAGATCGCGATGGTCCGCACCATCGAGCGCGTCCTCGGACAACCGATCGAACGCATCTCGATTCCCGGCTTCGACTTCGGCACGGTCGCCGCGACCACCTGA
- a CDS encoding amidohydrolase yields MDRRHVRSCTLAAAVAFAGVVAAPRAGAQPTRADLVLVNGSVVTVDSQRPRAEAVAVRGDRIIAVGTSAEIRRLTGPGTRVIDLAGRLLIPGFIEGHGHYTGLGESKLVLDLTTAGTWDDIVAMVGQAARTARPGEWIVGRGWHQEKWARTPQPNVQGVPLHASLDAVSPEHPVILTHASGHAGFANGRAMSLAGITRTTPDPDGGEIVKDANGEPTGFLKETAQRLVGAARTRDDRMSAADREARFRQVVQLAGDEALSRGVTTFHDAGASFATIDAYKKLADEGKLPVRLYAMVRRESNARLDSLLPRYRLIGYGRHFLTVRSIKRQIDGALGPRGAWLLEPYDDLHSSSGLALESPADIEETARVAIKHGFQVNTHAIGDRANREVLDIYERTFKAHPDKTDLRWRDEHSQHIDPADIARFKALGIIASMQGIHTISDGPWVAKRLGAERTRRTSYPWRSLWDAGVIVTNGTDVPVERIDPIPSFWGSVARKTIDGTVFLPEQRVTRDEGLRAYTLNNAYAAFEEKEKGSITVGKLADLVVMTKNIMTIPEDEIPTARVALTVLGGKVVYEAK; encoded by the coding sequence ATGGATCGTCGCCACGTTCGTTCCTGCACGCTTGCGGCTGCCGTCGCCTTCGCCGGCGTCGTTGCCGCGCCGCGTGCCGGCGCCCAGCCGACTCGCGCCGACCTCGTACTCGTCAACGGCTCGGTGGTCACCGTCGATTCGCAGCGTCCGCGCGCCGAGGCGGTCGCGGTGCGCGGCGACCGAATCATCGCCGTCGGAACGAGCGCCGAGATACGCCGCTTGACCGGTCCGGGTACGCGGGTGATCGACCTCGCCGGGCGCTTGCTGATTCCCGGCTTCATCGAGGGCCACGGACACTACACCGGGCTCGGCGAATCCAAGCTCGTGCTCGACCTCACGACGGCCGGCACGTGGGACGACATCGTGGCGATGGTCGGCCAGGCGGCGAGGACGGCGCGCCCGGGCGAGTGGATCGTGGGGCGCGGGTGGCACCAGGAGAAGTGGGCGCGCACGCCGCAGCCCAACGTCCAGGGCGTCCCGCTGCATGCATCGCTCGATGCGGTGAGCCCCGAGCATCCCGTGATCCTGACGCACGCCAGCGGTCACGCCGGCTTCGCCAATGGCCGGGCGATGTCGCTCGCCGGGATCACGCGCACCACGCCCGATCCCGATGGTGGCGAGATCGTGAAGGATGCCAACGGCGAGCCGACCGGCTTCCTCAAGGAGACCGCGCAGCGCCTGGTGGGGGCGGCGCGCACGCGCGACGATCGCATGAGCGCGGCGGACCGCGAGGCGCGCTTTCGCCAGGTAGTGCAGCTGGCGGGAGACGAGGCGCTCTCGCGCGGCGTCACCACCTTCCACGACGCCGGCGCCAGCTTCGCGACCATCGATGCCTACAAGAAGCTTGCTGATGAGGGCAAGCTCCCCGTCCGCCTCTACGCGATGGTGCGGCGCGAGAGCAACGCGCGCCTCGACTCGCTCCTTCCGCGCTACCGCCTCATCGGCTATGGGCGTCACTTCCTCACCGTGCGCTCCATCAAGCGACAGATCGACGGTGCGCTCGGTCCGCGCGGCGCGTGGCTCCTCGAGCCGTACGACGACCTGCATTCCAGCAGCGGACTCGCCCTCGAATCGCCGGCCGACATCGAGGAGACGGCGCGCGTCGCCATCAAGCACGGCTTCCAGGTCAATACGCACGCCATCGGCGACCGGGCCAATCGCGAGGTGCTCGACATCTACGAGCGCACCTTCAAGGCGCACCCCGACAAGACCGACCTGCGCTGGCGCGACGAACACTCGCAGCACATCGATCCCGCCGACATCGCCCGCTTCAAGGCGCTCGGCATCATCGCGTCGATGCAGGGGATTCACACCATCTCCGACGGTCCGTGGGTCGCCAAGCGGCTGGGAGCGGAGCGCACGCGTCGCACCTCGTACCCGTGGCGCTCGCTCTGGGACGCCGGCGTGATCGTCACCAACGGCACCGACGTGCCGGTCGAACGGATCGACCCGATCCCGAGCTTCTGGGGGAGCGTGGCGCGCAAGACGATCGATGGGACGGTCTTCCTTCCCGAGCAGCGCGTCACGCGCGACGAAGGGCTGCGCGCCTACACGCTCAACAACGCGTACGCGGCCTTCGAGGAGAAGGAGAAGGGGTCGATCACGGTCGGCAAGCTCGCCGACCTCGTCGTGATGACGAAGAACATCATGACCATCCCCGAGGACGAGATCCCGACGGCGCGGGTCGCCTTGACGGTGCTGGGCGGCAAGGTCGTGTACGAAGCGAAGTGA
- a CDS encoding prepilin-type N-terminal cleavage/methylation domain-containing protein, with protein sequence MRRGFTFLELTITVTLIGVIALIAIPSVARVRDRAAVHGATSLLVSALADARHQALRWQRRTAVRFDTLSAHATVHAGRDTLSRVPLDSLFRVAMRASRDSIAFYPLGLGYGAANARLIITRGAAAETVTVSRAGRVKR encoded by the coding sequence ATGCGCCGCGGTTTCACGTTCCTGGAACTCACGATCACGGTCACGCTGATCGGCGTCATCGCCCTCATCGCGATCCCGTCGGTGGCGCGCGTGCGCGACCGTGCGGCGGTACACGGCGCCACCTCGCTCCTCGTCTCGGCGCTCGCCGACGCGCGTCATCAGGCGCTGCGCTGGCAACGTCGGACCGCGGTGCGCTTCGACACGCTCTCGGCGCACGCCACCGTGCACGCCGGACGCGATACCCTCTCGCGCGTGCCACTGGACTCGCTCTTTCGAGTGGCGATGCGCGCGAGCCGCGATTCGATCGCCTTCTATCCCTTGGGGCTGGGGTACGGCGCCGCGAACGCGCGGCTCATCATCACGCGCGGGGCGGCGGCGGAGACCGTGACGGTCTCTCGCGCTGGCCGGGTCAAGCGATGA
- a CDS encoding protein kinase: MSDPLRERVGAALGSAYDIEGELGRGGMGVVYRALDRKLRRAVAIKVLPPELAYRDDVKQRFLREAQTAAQLNHPNIVPIYAVEERDGLVCFVMALVEGEPLALRLATDTRPPVADVCRILRGVADALAYAHARGIVHRDIKPDNILIDRATGRPMVTDFGIARAAEGDARLTVTGIAVGTPAYMSPEQAMGEREIDGRSDLYSLAIVAYQMLAGELPFQATNTPSMLMKHISDTPRPLRERRRDLPPLLVAAIERAMAKRPQDRWDDAAGFRDAIAAIEGGTAALAPPPPSASVPPRAEQPPDRAPQDLARLSSAWKHAAPRPEGLAANVRAIVRGAQEHAMEQARLAEDMARDAVDAANAGWSTNAPRNPNQGLQARPPVPPWMPDSWRDVREQSRAARGESRGEGRAQSRGARAALRGKESLETFGQLSIADRIRAFRRRTASSAVTVGMLGAINLMFSPDFLWFLFPAVAMTIPLAQRLASLWADGVRVKDIFGAEAAKALKAQNDLGGPRAELPSASQVARQMAPADVLAGPYGDHVRRAAADRLAVQEVLGKLTKADKDLIPDVAPTVDALAERVASLAQALHRLEEDVRPSAIEELDGRIAAARALAESRERDQRLQLLERQRATMVDLLSRHETLRTQLESASLVLQNMRLDMIALRSAGVQSAMDDVSSATQEARALSRDIANVLDAAKQVR; the protein is encoded by the coding sequence ATGTCCGATCCCCTCCGCGAACGCGTCGGCGCTGCGCTCGGAAGCGCATACGACATCGAGGGAGAACTCGGGCGTGGCGGCATGGGGGTGGTCTATCGCGCCCTCGACCGCAAGTTGCGCCGGGCGGTGGCCATCAAGGTCCTCCCGCCCGAGCTGGCGTACCGCGACGACGTGAAGCAGCGATTCCTGCGTGAGGCACAGACCGCGGCGCAGCTCAACCACCCCAACATCGTCCCGATCTACGCGGTCGAGGAACGCGACGGCCTGGTCTGCTTCGTCATGGCGCTGGTCGAGGGCGAGCCACTCGCGTTGCGGCTGGCGACCGACACCCGCCCCCCCGTCGCCGACGTCTGTCGCATCCTGCGCGGCGTGGCCGATGCCCTCGCGTACGCACACGCCCGCGGCATCGTGCATCGCGACATCAAGCCCGACAACATCCTGATCGATCGCGCCACCGGGCGGCCCATGGTCACCGATTTCGGGATCGCCCGCGCCGCCGAGGGCGACGCGCGCCTCACCGTCACCGGGATCGCCGTCGGCACCCCGGCGTACATGTCGCCCGAGCAGGCGATGGGGGAGCGCGAGATCGACGGACGCTCCGACCTGTACTCGCTGGCGATCGTCGCCTACCAGATGCTCGCCGGCGAGCTCCCGTTCCAGGCGACCAACACCCCGTCGATGCTGATGAAGCACATCAGCGACACGCCGCGCCCGCTCCGCGAACGCCGCCGCGACCTCCCGCCGCTCCTGGTCGCGGCGATCGAGCGCGCGATGGCCAAGCGGCCGCAGGACCGATGGGACGACGCCGCCGGCTTTCGCGATGCGATTGCCGCCATCGAGGGCGGGACCGCCGCGCTCGCGCCGCCGCCACCGTCGGCGTCGGTGCCTCCGCGTGCCGAGCAGCCCCCGGATCGGGCGCCGCAGGATCTCGCGCGCCTCTCGTCCGCCTGGAAGCACGCCGCCCCTCGCCCCGAAGGGCTCGCGGCCAACGTGCGCGCCATCGTGCGTGGCGCACAGGAGCACGCGATGGAGCAGGCGCGCCTCGCCGAGGACATGGCGCGCGACGCCGTCGATGCCGCCAATGCCGGCTGGAGTACGAACGCCCCGCGGAACCCCAACCAGGGACTGCAGGCGCGTCCGCCGGTCCCCCCCTGGATGCCGGATTCGTGGCGCGACGTGCGCGAACAGTCGCGCGCGGCACGAGGCGAGTCGCGCGGGGAGGGCCGCGCCCAGTCGCGCGGCGCCCGCGCGGCCCTTCGGGGCAAGGAGAGCCTCGAGACCTTCGGGCAGCTGAGCATCGCCGATCGCATTCGCGCCTTCCGGCGCCGCACGGCGAGCAGCGCCGTGACCGTCGGGATGCTCGGCGCCATCAACCTGATGTTCTCCCCTGACTTCCTCTGGTTCCTCTTTCCAGCGGTCGCGATGACGATCCCGCTGGCCCAGCGACTCGCGTCGCTCTGGGCTGACGGCGTTCGCGTGAAGGACATCTTCGGCGCCGAGGCGGCCAAGGCGCTCAAGGCGCAGAACGACCTTGGTGGGCCACGCGCTGAGCTGCCGTCCGCGTCGCAGGTCGCGCGACAGATGGCCCCCGCCGACGTCCTCGCCGGCCCGTATGGCGATCACGTGCGCCGCGCGGCCGCCGATCGTCTCGCGGTCCAGGAGGTGCTCGGAAAGCTGACCAAGGCCGACAAGGATCTCATCCCAGATGTCGCGCCAACGGTCGATGCGCTCGCCGAGCGCGTCGCATCGCTGGCGCAGGCGCTGCACCGACTCGAGGAGGACGTGCGCCCCTCCGCCATCGAGGAGCTCGATGGTCGCATCGCGGCCGCACGAGCGCTCGCCGAATCGCGCGAGCGCGACCAGCGGTTGCAGCTGCTCGAGCGGCAGCGCGCGACGATGGTCGACCTCCTGTCGCGGCACGAGACGCTGCGCACGCAACTCGAGAGTGCCTCGCTCGTGCTGCAGAACATGCGACTCGACATGATCGCGCTGCGCTCCGCCGGGGTGCAGTCGGCGATGGACGACGTTTCGTCGGCGACGCAGGAAGCGCGCGCGCTGTCGCGCGACATCGCCAACGTCCTCGACGCGGCCAAGCAGGTTCGCTAG
- a CDS encoding ATP-dependent 6-phosphofructokinase, which yields MRIAISTGGGDAPGLNAVIRAAVLSAITRGWDVLGICRGYYGLLGEDDIIPLTRDSVRGIAHLGGTILRTTNRGNPFEFPVRQADGSFIEVDRSKEIFENADRLGIDAIVTIGGDGSLAIGQRLFERGMKIVGVPKTIDNDVSHTITTFGFDTAVNTAIEAIDKLHTTAESHDRVIVMEVMGRHAGFIALHSGVAGTADVILIPEIPFDIEKVCAKVRARDRAGRQFSIVVVAEGAYPVGGQESILGESLPGQAKRVGGIAGRLAWEIQNRTGKEARSLVLGHLQRGGGPTGYDRLLATRFGGAAIEAVEKQKWGHMVALQSPHIVTVPFVDVINHPRSVELDHDLMRTARATGISFGD from the coding sequence ATGCGCATCGCGATCTCCACCGGCGGCGGCGACGCCCCGGGGCTCAACGCCGTCATCCGCGCCGCCGTCCTCTCCGCCATCACGCGCGGCTGGGACGTGCTCGGGATCTGCCGTGGCTACTACGGCCTTCTCGGCGAGGACGACATCATCCCCCTCACGCGTGACTCCGTTCGCGGAATTGCGCACCTGGGAGGGACGATCCTCCGGACCACGAACCGGGGCAATCCGTTCGAGTTCCCCGTGCGCCAAGCCGACGGGTCGTTCATCGAGGTGGATCGGTCAAAGGAGATCTTCGAAAACGCGGACCGCCTCGGGATCGACGCCATCGTCACCATTGGCGGCGACGGTTCGCTCGCCATCGGCCAGCGCCTCTTTGAACGTGGGATGAAGATCGTCGGTGTCCCCAAGACCATCGACAACGACGTCAGCCACACGATCACGACCTTCGGATTCGACACGGCGGTCAACACCGCCATCGAGGCGATCGACAAGCTGCATACCACCGCCGAGAGCCACGATCGCGTGATCGTCATGGAGGTCATGGGACGCCATGCCGGCTTCATCGCGTTGCACTCCGGGGTGGCCGGCACCGCAGACGTTATCCTCATCCCCGAGATCCCCTTCGACATCGAGAAGGTCTGCGCCAAGGTCCGTGCCCGCGACCGCGCGGGGCGCCAGTTCTCGATCGTGGTGGTGGCTGAGGGGGCCTATCCGGTCGGCGGGCAGGAGTCGATCCTGGGCGAATCGCTTCCGGGGCAGGCCAAGCGCGTGGGTGGCATCGCCGGCCGCCTCGCCTGGGAGATCCAGAACCGCACCGGGAAGGAGGCGCGCTCGCTCGTGCTGGGCCACCTGCAGCGCGGTGGTGGGCCGACCGGCTACGATCGCCTGTTGGCGACCCGCTTCGGCGGCGCCGCCATCGAGGCGGTGGAAAAACAGAAGTGGGGGCATATGGTCGCCCTGCAGTCCCCGCACATCGTCACGGTCCCCTTTGTCGACGTGATCAACCACCCGCGCAGCGTCGAGCTGGACCACGACCTGATGCGGACCGCGCGCGCCACCGGGATCTCGTTCGGCGACTAG
- a CDS encoding Hsp20/alpha crystallin family protein, producing MTRHLMPRTTPAFTTAFRELDDMQHRLRRFFNQTPGNDLFTTEAVGWMPPVEIVEKPDALMLTAELPGVTKEHIDVTFEDDVLTIRGEKTEEKREDKEEAKFHLFERFYGTFARSFVVPRTIDATKITAQFRDGVLVVRLPKAEAAMAKGRKIEVNEAT from the coding sequence ATGACCAGGCACCTGATGCCGCGCACGACACCGGCGTTCACGACGGCCTTCCGCGAATTGGACGACATGCAGCATCGGCTGCGCCGGTTCTTCAACCAGACGCCCGGGAACGACCTGTTCACCACCGAGGCGGTGGGGTGGATGCCGCCGGTCGAGATCGTCGAAAAGCCCGACGCACTCATGCTCACGGCGGAGCTGCCGGGCGTGACGAAGGAACACATCGACGTCACGTTCGAAGACGACGTGCTCACCATCCGCGGCGAGAAGACCGAGGAGAAGCGCGAGGACAAGGAGGAGGCGAAGTTCCATCTCTTCGAGCGCTTCTACGGCACGTTCGCTCGTTCGTTCGTCGTCCCGCGCACCATCGATGCGACCAAGATCACGGCGCAGTTCCGTGACGGCGTGCTCGTGGTGCGTCTGCCCAAGGCCGAGGCGGCGATGGCCAAGGGACGCAAGATCGAGGTGAACGAAGCGACGTAG
- a CDS encoding alpha/beta hydrolase — MRGEFVDVGGARLYYYAAGSRGGGEPIVFIHGFPTSSHLWSDVVSLVPKGHRVVVLDLLGFGRSDPPGTADLSLRAHADRVVSLLDALGINYATIVGHDIGGGIAQSLAIRHPTRVARLLLINSVAFDAWPGREVKLVRATMPLTRHLPATWILSVLRADLLRGYVVSERGSHSIEQYVRPFASEAGRDTLVAHLAALDSGETKALEPRLKDIVAPTAIVWGAEDPFLPREIGQRLADAIRGATLDVVPDIRHFTPEEAPERVAQALTSLLSR, encoded by the coding sequence GTGCGCGGTGAGTTCGTCGATGTCGGGGGGGCTCGGCTGTACTACTACGCCGCCGGGTCGCGCGGAGGCGGCGAGCCGATCGTCTTCATTCACGGCTTTCCGACCTCGTCGCACCTCTGGAGCGACGTCGTCTCCCTCGTGCCCAAGGGGCACCGGGTCGTCGTCCTCGACCTGCTGGGATTCGGACGCAGCGATCCGCCCGGCACGGCCGACCTGTCGCTCCGGGCGCACGCCGACCGGGTGGTCTCGCTCCTCGACGCCCTGGGGATCAACTACGCGACCATCGTTGGGCACGACATCGGCGGGGGGATCGCGCAGTCGCTGGCGATCCGTCACCCCACGCGCGTCGCGCGCCTCCTGCTGATCAACTCCGTCGCGTTTGACGCCTGGCCGGGGCGAGAAGTGAAGCTCGTCAGGGCCACCATGCCGCTCACGCGTCACTTACCAGCCACGTGGATCCTGTCGGTCCTTCGCGCCGACCTGCTGCGTGGCTACGTCGTCTCGGAACGCGGGTCGCACTCCATCGAGCAGTACGTACGACCGTTCGCGTCGGAAGCGGGGCGGGACACGCTGGTGGCACACCTCGCGGCGCTCGACTCGGGGGAAACGAAAGCGCTCGAGCCGCGATTGAAGGACATCGTGGCGCCGACCGCGATCGTGTGGGGGGCAGAGGATCCGTTCCTGCCGCGCGAGATCGGGCAACGACTTGCCGATGCGATTCGTGGTGCCACGCTCGACGTCGTGCCGGACATCCGTCACTTTACGCCAGAAGAAGCGCCGGAGCGCGTCGCTCAGGCCTTGACCTCCCTCCTTTCGCGATGA